A window of Aeromicrobium sp. Root236 contains these coding sequences:
- a CDS encoding metalloregulator ArsR/SmtB family transcription factor translates to MNADSQIELPSPDEIDLASEVFRMLSDGTRLSLLWCLVDRELSVGQLASTVGKAPSAVSQHLAKLRLARLVQTRRDGNTIYYRLENDHARQLVLDGIRHAEHQGPDVPAHHRSGAAISQLPTSAESR, encoded by the coding sequence ATGAATGCAGATAGTCAGATCGAGCTGCCCTCCCCCGACGAGATCGATCTCGCCAGCGAGGTGTTCCGCATGCTCTCAGACGGGACGCGCTTGAGCCTGCTCTGGTGCCTCGTCGACCGGGAGCTGTCCGTCGGTCAGCTTGCCTCGACCGTCGGCAAGGCGCCGTCAGCGGTGTCGCAGCACCTGGCCAAGCTGAGGTTGGCTCGACTCGTGCAGACGCGCCGTGACGGCAACACGATCTACTACCGGCTCGAGAACGATCACGCCCGCCAGCTGGTGCTCGACGGGATCCGGCACGCTGAGCACCAAGGGCCGGACGTGCCGGCACACCACCGAAGCGGCGCGGCGATCAGTCAGCTGCCCACCTCCGCCGAGTCGCGTTGA
- the hppD gene encoding 4-hydroxyphenylpyruvate dioxygenase yields the protein MTLDLTDSERLAHLDLDQLKQLVGLVEYDTTTDPFPVTGWDAVVWAVGNATQSAHFYQSAFGMELVAYSGPETGNRDHHAYVLESGAVRFVLKGGVDPDSPILDHHRAHGDGVIDIALEVPDVDTCIDHARAQGATILEEPHDLTDEHGTVRIAAIAAYGETRHTLVDRSAYTGAYLPGYVERRSTYAKPADAPKRIFQALDHVVGNVELGHMDEWVDFYNRIMGFTNMAEFIGDDIATEYSALMSKVVASGNHRVKFPLNEPAVGKRKSQIDEYLEFYRGPGAQHLALATNDILDTVDRLRAAGIEFLDTPESYYTDPELRDRIGNVRVPIEELQKRGILVDRDEDGYLLQIFTKPIGDRPTVFFELIERHGSLGFGKGNFQALFEAIEREQAKRGNF from the coding sequence ATGACCCTCGACCTGACTGACTCCGAACGCCTGGCCCACCTCGACCTCGACCAGCTCAAGCAGCTCGTCGGCCTGGTCGAGTACGACACCACGACGGACCCCTTCCCGGTCACCGGTTGGGACGCCGTCGTCTGGGCAGTCGGCAACGCGACGCAGTCGGCGCACTTCTACCAGTCGGCGTTCGGCATGGAGCTCGTCGCGTACTCCGGCCCCGAGACCGGCAACCGCGACCACCACGCGTACGTCCTGGAGAGCGGCGCCGTGCGGTTCGTCCTCAAGGGCGGCGTCGACCCCGACAGCCCGATCCTCGACCACCACCGCGCCCACGGCGACGGCGTCATCGACATCGCCCTCGAGGTGCCCGACGTCGACACGTGCATCGACCACGCCCGCGCGCAGGGCGCGACGATCCTCGAGGAGCCGCACGACCTGACCGACGAGCACGGCACCGTACGCATCGCGGCGATCGCGGCCTACGGCGAGACCCGCCACACGCTCGTCGACCGCAGCGCGTACACCGGCGCCTACCTGCCCGGCTACGTCGAGCGGCGCTCGACGTACGCGAAGCCGGCCGACGCGCCGAAGCGGATCTTCCAGGCCCTCGACCACGTCGTCGGCAACGTCGAGCTCGGCCACATGGACGAGTGGGTCGACTTCTACAACCGCATCATGGGCTTCACCAACATGGCCGAGTTCATCGGCGACGACATCGCGACCGAGTACAGCGCGCTGATGAGCAAGGTCGTGGCCAGCGGCAACCACCGGGTGAAGTTCCCGCTCAACGAGCCCGCGGTCGGCAAGCGCAAGTCGCAGATCGACGAGTACCTCGAGTTCTACCGCGGCCCCGGCGCCCAGCACCTCGCCCTCGCGACCAACGACATCCTCGACACCGTCGACCGTCTGCGGGCCGCCGGCATCGAGTTCCTCGACACGCCCGAGTCGTACTACACCGACCCGGAGCTGCGCGATCGCATCGGCAACGTCCGCGTCCCGATCGAGGAGCTGCAGAAGCGCGGCATCCTGGTCGACCGCGACGAGGACGGCTACCTGCTGCAGATCTTCACCAAGCCGATCGGCGACCGGCCGACGGTGTTCTTCGAGCTGATCGAGCGGCACGGCTCGCTCGGCTTCGGCAAGGGCAACTTCCAGGCGCTGTTCGAGGCGATCGAGCGCGAGCAGGCCAAGCGCGGCAACTTCTGA
- a CDS encoding patatin-like phospholipase family protein, whose protein sequence is MNISSASPLHTPTTAAAGSGGGERALVLGGGGSTGNAWLIGVIAGLHEAGVDVTTADLTIGTSAGSTAAAQIVGATPAELLDMTLAAVPPQRVGSPGPAEGRGPSRLMSDHLDRFLAIIASSEDVVDMRRRMGAAALAKEAESDGSWQAQWRATVASRLPSQEWPRRAVHLTAVDAETGEPVVFDRDSGVELVDAVAASCAGGGFPYRIGGRPYLDGGYRANAENADLAVGYERVLVLSPLGGKTLHPLEWRTGLPVQVEELRAHGSRVETIVPDSQSEHLFGPNAMDVSLRPAAARAGYEQGRGRAEQVSELWLA, encoded by the coding sequence ATGAACATTTCATCTGCTTCACCCCTGCACACCCCCACGACCGCAGCTGCCGGGTCCGGCGGAGGCGAGCGAGCCCTCGTCCTCGGTGGCGGCGGGTCGACCGGCAACGCGTGGCTGATCGGCGTCATCGCCGGGCTGCACGAGGCCGGCGTCGACGTGACAACGGCCGACCTGACGATCGGTACGTCCGCGGGTTCGACGGCCGCCGCCCAGATCGTCGGCGCGACGCCGGCCGAGCTGCTGGACATGACCCTTGCGGCCGTTCCTCCGCAACGGGTCGGATCACCGGGTCCTGCCGAAGGACGGGGTCCGAGCCGGCTGATGTCCGACCATCTCGACCGGTTCCTCGCGATCATCGCCTCCTCCGAGGACGTGGTGGACATGCGCCGCAGGATGGGCGCAGCGGCGCTCGCCAAGGAGGCGGAGTCGGACGGATCCTGGCAGGCGCAGTGGCGCGCCACGGTCGCGTCGCGGCTGCCCAGCCAGGAGTGGCCACGCCGAGCCGTGCACCTGACGGCGGTGGATGCCGAGACCGGCGAACCGGTGGTGTTCGACCGCGACAGCGGCGTGGAGCTGGTGGACGCGGTCGCCGCCAGCTGCGCCGGTGGCGGCTTCCCGTACCGGATCGGAGGGCGGCCGTACCTCGACGGTGGCTACCGGGCCAATGCCGAGAACGCCGACCTCGCCGTCGGCTACGAGCGGGTGCTCGTGCTGTCTCCGCTGGGCGGGAAGACGCTCCATCCGCTGGAGTGGCGTACGGGGCTTCCCGTGCAGGTCGAGGAGCTGCGGGCGCATGGCAGCAGGGTCGAGACGATCGTGCCGGACAGTCAGTCCGAGCATCTGTTCGGCCCGAACGCGATGGACGTGTCGCTGCGGCCGGCGGCCGCTCGGGCCGGCTACGAGCAGGGAAGGGGTCGTGCAGAGCAGGTCAGCGAGCTCTGGCTCGCCTGA